CCTCTGAAGTTATATCTCTAACTACGATTCCAAAATAGGCTTCTACAGCTTCAGGTGTTTGACTTCCCAAAGTTACATTGAAAGTAATCCTTTCTCCAAACCTATCGACAACTACTTCTACAGTAGTCCCAGCTGGATAAGTGGATATTAAAGAAGTTAAATCGTCCACATTTTCTATTTTTTTGCCATTGACTTCCACTATTACATCATTTACTTTTATACCGGCTTTCTCAGCGGCTCCACCTGGTACTAAATCTTGGACATAGGCTCCTTTGTCTACTTTTAACCCCAAAGATTTTTTCAATTCTTCGGTTATATTACTGATGTATACACCCAAATAAGCTCTTTGAAAAGAACCGGTTTCCATAACAGAATCAGCAAATCTTTTCGCTATGTTAACAGGAATGGCAAAGCCTATGTTCACGCTTCCTAATTGAGGATCTACTGCGATTGCAGTGTTAATTCCAATGACTTCCCCATGTATATTCAGTAGAGGTCCTCCGCTATTACCGGGATTAATAGTTGCATCCGTCTGTATCAAATCAACATAGTTCCCATTTCCATCCGGTTTTGGAATACTTCTATTGGTTGCACTTATAACCCCTGATGTAACGGTGTTTTGTAAACCCAATGGATTACCTATAGCTATCGCGTCTTCGCCAATCTTAATTTTGTCTGAATCACCTAAAGGCAGCGTTGGTAAATCTTCATCAGCGTTTATCTTAATTATTGCTAAATCGAGATCTTCATCTCCACCTACCAACTCGGCGTCATAGTTCTTTCCATTCGGCAAAGAAACAGATATCTGTTCTGCACTTTCTATCACATGATAGTTTGTCAATATGTAGCCTCTTTTATCGAAAATAAAGCCAGACCCCACTCCTTTTGTTTGATACTCTGGCATTTCTTGGCCAAAAAATCTTTCAAAAAATTCTTGAATGTATGGGTCCACGGGAACTGGAGATGAACGAGTAGATTCAATATTTACAACGGCTGGAGCAGCCTCTTCAACTACGTTAACTACTGGACTTTCGTATCCTTCATTCACAATTGCAAATGAAGATATGGAAAGCAAAAATACAGTTAAAATCAAAACGATAGATTTTTTCATAATAGCACCTCCAATTATTTTATTCACTTAAATTATAAACCAACTTCTTAAAAGAAACTTAAAAGCTTGAATTTTTAGTTTTTTTGTTTCTATTGTTTTCTACTACCTGGTTTTATTAATTCTAAACCTTGGATACATAAAGGGCAGTTTTCTGGGGAGTAGGTAGCAGCTTTTATAGTAACAAGCGACATGATTTCTCTGTTTTCTAAAAACTTTTTAGAAGATCTGTTGACTATGCAGGCGAATGAAATCACATCTCCTCCGT
The Petrotoga miotherma DSM 10691 DNA segment above includes these coding regions:
- a CDS encoding Do family serine endopeptidase translates to MKKSIVLILTVFLLSISSFAIVNEGYESPVVNVVEEAAPAVVNIESTRSSPVPVDPYIQEFFERFFGQEMPEYQTKGVGSGFIFDKRGYILTNYHVIESAEQISVSLPNGKNYDAELVGGDEDLDLAIIKINADEDLPTLPLGDSDKIKIGEDAIAIGNPLGLQNTVTSGVISATNRSIPKPDGNGNYVDLIQTDATINPGNSGGPLLNIHGEVIGINTAIAVDPQLGSVNIGFAIPVNIAKRFADSVMETGSFQRAYLGVYISNITEELKKSLGLKVDKGAYVQDLVPGGAAEKAGIKVNDVIVEVNGKKIENVDDLTSLISTYPAGTTVEVVVDRFGERITFNVTLGSQTPEAVEAYFGIVVRDITSEDRQKYNIRSSIQGVIVEEIQDDTYALGLRAGDVITEIAVNGVYYDIQNTDDWEKIASSVEKNSYVALIVYRNNVRYVVQFFYR